Proteins encoded together in one Telopea speciosissima isolate NSW1024214 ecotype Mountain lineage chromosome 4, Tspe_v1, whole genome shotgun sequence window:
- the LOC122659342 gene encoding uncharacterized protein LOC122659342 produces MLSAVSVDGNNCLFALALAIVEVENTATWEFFLYNLTDALQGSMDFMNLTFMTDKLKGLIHAISSIFPAQASSAWVYERAIEKMKDTNVEAHDWLLRNPPSTWSRHAFDTGAKCDHVTNNMIESFNSWIGPMRNKTILSLIDDIRENLMIRLWKKYIFAFSVEGKVTPSVKKKLKLIVSDARFCHAQFAGENQYEVTDGSTRFTVNLSTQHCDCGVWRISGIPYKHAAACIREQRREPEDFCDFYYSVDKLQLAYREIILSMPDLKQFTVNTSMLNGVLQPPKLKRQPGRPRRNRRREPGEPDRTEFRRKNQSVRCGHCK; encoded by the exons ATGTTGTCTGCTGTCTCTGTTGATGGGAACAATTGCTTGTTTGCCCTTGCATTAGCTATTGTTGAAGTAGAGAACACAGCAACTTGGGAGTTTTTTCTGTACAATCTCACTGATGCACTGCAGGGTTCTATGGATTTCATGAACCTAACATTTATGACAGACAAGCTAAAG GGTCTTATACATGCTATCAGCAGTATATTTCCAG CACAAGCAAGCTCTGCATGGGTTTATGAGAGAGCAATTGAAAAGATGAAAGACACTAATGTAGAAGCACATGATTGGTTGCTTAGGAATCCCCCTAGTACATGGTCCAGACATGCTTTTGACACTGGGGCAAAATGTGATCATGTTACTAATAACATGATAGAGTCTTTCAACAGTTGGATAGGGCCAATGAGAAACAAGACTATTCTAAGCCTAATTGATGATATTAGGGAAAATTTGATGATTAGACTATGGAAAAAGTATATCTTTGCTTTCTCTGTTGAAGGGAAGGTAACACCATCTGTGAAGAAGAAGCTGAAATTGATTGTGAGTGATGCAAGGTTTTGTCACGCCCAATTTGCTGGAGAAAATCAGTATGAAGTCACCGATGGAAGTACAAGATTTACAGTCAATTTAAGCACTCAACATTGTGATTGTGGAGTTTGGAGGATTTCAGGAATCCCTTATAAGCATGCAGCAGCATGCATTCGAGAGCAGAGGAGAGAACCAGAAGATTTCTGTGACTTCTATTACAGTGTAGATAAACTCCAGCTTGCATACAGGGAGATAATTTTATCTATGCCAGATCTGAAACAGTTCACAGTTAATACATCTATGCTAAATGGTGTTCTCCAACCTCCTAAATTGAAGAGGCAGCCAGGTAGACCTCGAAGAAACAGGAGACGGGAACCGGGTGAGCCTGACCGTACAGAGTTTAGGAGAAAAAATCAGTCTGTTAGATGTGGTCATTGCAAATAA